In Bombus terrestris chromosome 6, iyBomTerr1.2, whole genome shotgun sequence, a single window of DNA contains:
- the LOC100649278 gene encoding hemocyte protein-glutamine gamma-glutamyltransferase gives MSSEEALVVEMVHLYEKENAKVHHTISYELVHLEPATPVLRRGQSFHVALRFNREYVAETDIVRLLFSFGPNPNVLRGTRGINTITNRDNYLTDLEAWGVRLVGVNGVDLTAEVRSPIDSPVGIWQLNVETTIVGSKKQPNTYNYDKDIYLLFNPWIKEDLVFMEDEQLLDEYVLNDVGKIWVGSWGSARGREWVFGQFDACVLKSCELLLERSGIKANSRGDPVQMCRAISRIVNSNDDRGVVTGRWDGDYADGTAPAAWTGSVPILEQFLETGDSVKYGQCWVFAGVVTTVCRALGIPSRVVSNLVSAHDANASLSVDRYYTKNNEELDYDPNNLDGEDSIWNYHVWNDVWMARPDLPKGYGGWQAIDATPQEPSGGMYQCGPASVEAIKQGVVGYNYDVTFMLASVNADLMRWMEDSESELGFRKIDCNKYHIGRMILTKAPWIFDPNGDRDREEITSIYKAKEGTEVERLTLYRAVRNTELAKRFYSLPSPAKEDVEFDLVDIERVNIGQPFAVVVNMKNKSDQIRTIQAVLSAGSVYYTGIKAHLVKRASGDFVLQPHASEQLRLRVTVDDYLDKLVEYCNMKLYSIATVVETKQTWADEDDFQVLKPSITVKIDGEPVVGIPSIISLRFKNPLKRVLTQCTFNYAGPGLTRNKTLAFRDIEPEEDVYVEHQLIPQKAGAQKIIATFTSKELVDVTGSAAIDVLDED, from the exons ATGTCGTCGGAAGAGGCATTAGTCGTCGAAATGGTGCACCTTTACGAAAAAGAAAACGCAAAGGTCCATCACACCATCAGCTACGAATTGGTACATCTTGAACCAGCGACCCCTGTTCTTAGAAGAGGCCAATCTTTCCATGTAGCCTTAAGGTTCAATCGAGAATACGTGGCTGAAACGGATATCGTTAGATTGCTCTTTAGTTTTGGACCAAATCCGAACGTTCTTAGAGGAACCAGAGGAATAAACACCATCACCAATAGAGACAATTATTTGACTGATTTGGAGGCATGGGGTGTTCGTTTAGTGGGTGTCAATGGCGTTGATTTGACCGCGGAAGTAAGAAGCCCTATTGATAGCCCTGTTGGCATATGGCAATTAAATGTGGAGACCACCATCGTAGGAAGTAAAAAACAACCAAATACCTATAATTACGACAAGGACATTTATCTGCTTTTTAATCCGTGGATAAAAG AGGATTTAGTATTCATGGAGGATGAGCAGTTGTTGGACGAGTATGTTCTAAATGATGTTGGAAAAATATGGGTTGGCTCATGGGGAAGTGCACGTGGTAGAGAATGGGTGTTTGGACAATTCGATGCTTGTGTGCTTAAATCTTGTGAATTGCTGCTAGAAAGATCCGGCATCAAAGCTAATTCCAGAGGGGATCCAGTTCAAATGTGTAGAGCTATTTCGAGAATC GTAAATTCCAACGATGACAGAGGTGTGGTGACCGGTCGCTGGGATGGTGACTACGCTGATGGTACAGCTCCAGCCGCTTGGACAGGTAGCGTGCCGATCCTCGAACAATTCTTAGAGACAGGCGATTCCGTCAAATACGGACAATGTTGGGTATTCGCTGGTGTTGTGACCACCGTCTGTCGTGCTCTTGGTATACCGTCCAGAGTGGTTTCAAACTTGGTATCGGCCCACGATGCGAACGCCTCGCTTTCCGTCGATCGTTATTACACCAAAAACAACGAGGAACTTGATTACGATCCAAACAATCTCGATGGCGAAGATTCCATATGGAATTATCACGTTTGGAACGACGTATGGATGGCTAGACCAGATTTGCCTAAAGGTTACGGTGGTTGGCAGGCGATCGATGCAACGCCACAAGAACCTTCAGGAGGCATGTATCAGTGCGGACCAGCTTCTGTCGAAGCCATCAAACAAGGAGTCGTTGGTTATAATTACGACGTGACGTTCATGCTGGCGTCGGTGAATGCCGATTTGATGAGATGGATGGAGGATTCTGAGAGCGAGCTGGGATTCAGGAAAATCGACTGTAATAAATATCA CATTGGCCGGATGATCTTGACGAAAGCACCTTGGATTTTCGATCCCAATGGCGACAGGGACAGAGAGGAGATAACATCTATTTACAAGGCAAAAGAAG GAACGGAAGTTGAGCGACTGACTCTGTACAGAGCCGTACGCAACACAGAACTGGCGAAGAGATTCTACTCTTTGCCCTCACCTGCGAAGGAAGATGTCGAGTTCGATCTCGTGGATATCGAACGAGTGAACATCGGACAACCATTCGCAGTTGTAGTGAACATGAAGAATAAATCGGACCAGATACGTACTATTCAAGCTGTTCTATCTGCTGGTAGCGTGTACTATACGGGAATCAAAGCGCATTTGGTAAAGAGAGCGTCTGGTGACTTTGTTCTCCAACCACATGCCA GCGAACAGTTAAGGCTCAGAGTTACAGTGGATGATTATCTGGACAAGCTTGTGGAGTATTGTAATATGAAATTGTATTCCATCGCTACGGTCGTGGAAACCAAACAGACGTGGGCTGACGAAGATGATTTTCAGGTCTTGAAACCGAGCATCACGGTCAAG ATCGACGGCGAACCTGTAGTAGGAATACCATCGATTATCAGCCTTAGATTCAAGAATCCCCTGAAGAGAGTATTAACGCAGTGTACGTTCAATTACGCTGGCCCCGGGTTAACAAGGAACAAGACTCTAGCGTTCAGAGATATCGAACCTGAGGAAGACGTCTACGTGGAACATCAATTAATTCCTCAAAAGGCTGGCGCACAGAAGATCATTGCCACATTTACTTCGAAAGAGCTAGTTGATGTCACAGGATCAGCTGCCATCGATGTTCTTGACGAGGATTAA